The Streptomyces achromogenes genome window below encodes:
- a CDS encoding sugar ABC transporter substrate-binding protein: MSRTTRLSSSLLRVAAVTGVAALTLTACGSGSGSGSSSSGSGEVKVGLITKTDTNPFFVKMKEGAQKAAKENGAQLSTAAGKFDGDNAGQVTAIENMVAAGVKGILITPSDSKAIVPAIAKARAKGVLVIALDTPTDPQSAVDALFATDNLKAGQLIGEYAKAAMKGKTAKIAALDLAPGVSVGVQRHDGFLKGFGATDKDVVCAQDTGGDQAKGQTAMENCLQKSPDINVVYTINEPAALGAYTALKAKGREKDVLIVSVDGGCTGTQAVKDGKIAATSQQYPLKMAAEGVKAVVTYAKDGKKASGYTDTGVTLISDKAQDGVASKDTAYGLENCWG; this comes from the coding sequence ATGTCTCGCACCACTCGCCTGTCCTCCTCCCTCCTCAGAGTCGCCGCGGTCACGGGCGTCGCGGCCCTCACCCTGACGGCCTGCGGGTCCGGCTCCGGTTCGGGCTCCTCGAGCTCCGGCTCGGGCGAGGTGAAGGTCGGGCTGATCACGAAGACCGACACCAACCCCTTCTTCGTGAAGATGAAGGAGGGCGCGCAGAAGGCGGCCAAGGAGAACGGCGCCCAGCTCTCCACCGCAGCGGGCAAGTTCGACGGGGACAACGCCGGGCAGGTCACCGCCATCGAGAACATGGTCGCCGCCGGGGTCAAGGGCATCCTGATCACGCCGAGCGACTCCAAGGCGATCGTGCCCGCGATCGCGAAGGCCCGTGCCAAGGGTGTTCTGGTCATCGCCCTGGACACGCCGACCGACCCGCAGAGCGCGGTCGACGCCCTCTTCGCCACCGACAACCTGAAGGCCGGCCAGCTGATCGGCGAGTACGCCAAGGCCGCCATGAAGGGCAAGACCGCGAAGATAGCCGCCCTGGACCTGGCGCCCGGCGTCTCCGTGGGCGTCCAGCGGCACGACGGCTTCCTGAAGGGCTTCGGCGCCACGGACAAGGACGTCGTGTGCGCCCAGGACACCGGCGGCGACCAGGCCAAGGGCCAGACCGCGATGGAGAACTGCCTGCAGAAGTCCCCCGACATCAACGTCGTCTACACGATCAACGAACCGGCGGCGCTGGGCGCCTACACCGCGCTGAAGGCGAAGGGCCGGGAGAAGGACGTCCTGATCGTCTCCGTCGACGGCGGCTGTACCGGCACCCAGGCGGTCAAGGACGGCAAGATCGCCGCGACGTCGCAGCAGTACCCGCTGAAGATGGCGGCCGAGGGCGTCAAGGCCGTCGTGACGTACGCCAAGGACGGCAAGAAGGCGTCCGGTTACACCGACACCGGCGTCACGCTGATCAGCGACAAGGCACAGGACGGGGTCGCGTCGAAGGACACCGCCTACGGCCTGGAGAACTGCTGGGGCTGA
- a CDS encoding carbohydrate kinase family protein: MSPRQITVLGECVADAFAEPVNASNELALRVLPGGGPANTAVALARLGTPARFLARLSGDVFGRLFRAHLEESGVDLSYAISAAEPSTLAVAELDARGQAAYSFHAQNTADWQWTAGELAAVDLSGTACVHTGSLALVREPGGAVVEEFLAAAAPEATISIDPNVRPLLVRPEVYRARLAHWCSLADILRLSEDDLELLMPGAGPEQACDTWHAAGVRLVVITLGADGALASLDGERVRVPAVTTRVVDTVGAGDSFTAGLLHHLGARGLLGGRLAGLGLDEVAEACRFGARVAALTCSVAGPNPPWLDQLAELSPTGGA; encoded by the coding sequence ATGAGCCCGCGTCAGATCACCGTTCTGGGAGAGTGCGTCGCGGACGCCTTCGCGGAACCGGTCAACGCCTCGAACGAACTCGCTCTGCGGGTGCTGCCGGGCGGCGGACCCGCGAACACGGCAGTGGCGCTGGCCCGGCTCGGCACCCCGGCCCGCTTCCTCGCACGGCTGTCAGGCGACGTGTTCGGCCGTCTGTTCCGGGCCCATCTGGAGGAGTCCGGCGTGGACCTGTCGTACGCGATTTCCGCCGCCGAGCCCAGCACACTGGCGGTGGCGGAGCTGGACGCCCGTGGTCAGGCGGCCTACTCGTTCCACGCGCAGAACACGGCCGACTGGCAGTGGACGGCCGGGGAACTGGCGGCGGTGGACCTGTCCGGGACGGCCTGCGTGCACACCGGGTCGCTGGCACTGGTCCGCGAACCCGGCGGAGCGGTCGTGGAGGAGTTCCTGGCGGCGGCGGCTCCCGAGGCCACCATCAGCATCGACCCCAACGTCCGGCCGCTGCTCGTGCGCCCCGAGGTCTACCGTGCCCGGCTGGCGCACTGGTGCTCCCTCGCCGACATCCTGCGGCTGAGCGAGGACGACCTGGAGCTGCTGATGCCGGGCGCCGGGCCGGAGCAGGCCTGCGACACCTGGCACGCCGCGGGGGTGCGGCTCGTGGTGATCACGCTCGGCGCCGACGGCGCACTGGCGTCGCTCGACGGTGAACGGGTGCGGGTGCCCGCGGTGACCACGCGGGTCGTCGACACCGTCGGCGCCGGGGACTCCTTCACCGCCGGACTTCTGCACCACCTCGGCGCCCGCGGACTCCTCGGCGGCCGGCTGGCCGGTCTCGGCCTCGACGAGGTCGCGGAAGCCTGCCGGTTCGGCGCTCGGGTCGCGGCCCTGACGTGCTCGGTCGCCGGCCCCAATCCGCCGTGGCTGGACCAGCTGGCAGAGCTTTCGCCCACCGGCGGAGCCTGA
- a CDS encoding cytochrome P450 yields MAVVPCAEIDMFASSDRSIRYEQYRQLRELGGVVRLREPDVYALTRYDEVKAALADHDTFLSGEGVGFDPDVNRLMRGVTLVSDPPEHDVLRSVVGAGLRPGSVQGRGEEIARKAQGLVAEVVARGAIDGVAELAQAMPMLVIPDYLGLPDRGREHLYEWGQVGNDLLGPVTERTPHNMEMTQRLFAFAHELAANGELAPGSPGAAMLEAAEQGVIPREKCPLLLVDFIGPSLETTAAAIGHLLVVFAERPDQWAALRAEPGLVASTINELLRFETPVRGLTRVAARDTRLGGVTIPQGARVWALFASANRDERKWERADEFDLRRNPRDHLAFGYGAHGCVGHGVARLELHALIHALLDSVERIELTGDPVIAQNTILNTYAEVPVRLVARKAG; encoded by the coding sequence ATGGCTGTCGTGCCCTGCGCAGAGATCGACATGTTCGCGTCCTCGGACCGAAGCATCCGCTACGAGCAGTACCGGCAGCTGCGGGAGCTGGGCGGCGTCGTCCGGCTGCGCGAACCGGACGTCTACGCGCTCACGCGGTACGACGAGGTGAAGGCCGCGCTGGCCGACCACGACACGTTCCTCTCCGGCGAGGGCGTGGGATTCGATCCCGACGTGAACCGGCTCATGCGGGGCGTCACCCTGGTCAGCGATCCGCCGGAGCACGACGTGCTGCGCTCCGTCGTCGGGGCGGGACTGCGGCCGGGCTCCGTGCAGGGCCGCGGCGAGGAGATAGCCCGCAAGGCACAGGGCCTCGTCGCCGAGGTCGTCGCCCGGGGTGCGATCGACGGCGTCGCCGAACTGGCGCAGGCGATGCCCATGTTGGTCATACCCGACTACCTCGGCCTGCCCGACAGGGGCCGTGAGCACCTCTACGAGTGGGGCCAGGTCGGCAACGACCTGCTGGGCCCGGTCACGGAACGCACCCCGCACAACATGGAGATGACGCAGCGTCTCTTCGCGTTCGCCCACGAGCTCGCGGCGAACGGCGAGCTCGCGCCCGGGAGTCCCGGGGCCGCCATGCTCGAGGCCGCCGAGCAGGGTGTCATTCCCCGGGAGAAGTGCCCGCTCCTCCTCGTCGACTTCATCGGCCCGTCGCTGGAGACCACGGCCGCCGCGATCGGCCATCTGCTCGTCGTCTTCGCCGAGCGCCCGGACCAGTGGGCCGCCCTGCGCGCCGAGCCCGGGCTCGTGGCCTCGACGATCAACGAACTCCTGCGGTTCGAGACTCCCGTGCGGGGCCTCACCCGTGTCGCCGCGCGCGACACGCGGCTCGGCGGGGTGACGATCCCGCAGGGCGCACGGGTGTGGGCCCTGTTCGCCTCCGCGAACCGTGACGAACGCAAGTGGGAGCGCGCGGACGAGTTCGACCTGCGCCGCAATCCGCGCGACCACCTCGCGTTCGGTTACGGCGCGCACGGCTGTGTCGGTCACGGCGTCGCCCGCCTCGAGCTGCACGCCCTGATCCACGCGCTGCTCGACTCCGTCGAGCGGATCGAGCTCACCGGCGACCCGGTGATCGCGCAGAACACGATCCTGAACACGTACGCCGAGGTGCCCGTCCGGCTCGTCGCGCGGAAGGCCGGCTGA
- a CDS encoding ABC transporter permease, with translation MTATTTPYSELKAPTTVRRLLTAPTTGPLAALLLACAFFSFSTDQFLTGGNFSLIVQQVMVVGTLAIGQTLIILTAGIDLSCGAVMAFGSIVIAKMAAEGSVPPLVAIALGLAVCGGFGLLNGLLVQKIPLPPFIVTLGMLNVAFALTHIYSEEQTVTSLPGSLTALGETFPLGHTDITYGSLVTIALFLLLAYALSSTGWGRHVYALGNSAEAARLNGIRTSRLTIGIYTVAGLLYGIAALLLISRTGVGDPQAGQTDNLDSITAVVLGGTSLFGGRGSVLGTFIGVLIVGVFRNGLQLMGVASIYQTLITGVLVILAVTVDQISRKKAR, from the coding sequence ATGACAGCCACGACCACGCCGTACTCGGAGCTCAAAGCACCGACCACGGTCCGCAGACTGCTCACGGCGCCGACCACCGGACCCCTGGCAGCCCTCCTCCTGGCCTGCGCCTTCTTCTCCTTCTCGACCGACCAGTTCCTGACCGGCGGGAACTTCTCGCTGATCGTGCAGCAGGTCATGGTCGTCGGCACCCTCGCCATCGGACAGACCCTGATCATCCTCACGGCGGGGATCGACCTGTCGTGCGGGGCGGTGATGGCCTTCGGCAGCATCGTGATCGCCAAGATGGCCGCCGAGGGTTCGGTCCCGCCGCTCGTCGCGATCGCGCTGGGTCTGGCCGTCTGCGGCGGCTTCGGGCTGCTCAACGGGCTGCTCGTGCAGAAGATCCCGCTGCCGCCGTTCATCGTGACGCTCGGCATGCTCAACGTGGCGTTCGCGCTGACCCACATCTACTCCGAGGAGCAGACGGTCACCAGCCTGCCGGGCTCCCTGACCGCGCTCGGGGAGACCTTCCCGCTCGGTCACACGGACATCACCTACGGCTCGCTGGTCACCATCGCCCTGTTCCTGCTCCTCGCCTACGCGCTGAGCAGCACCGGCTGGGGCCGGCACGTATACGCGCTGGGCAACAGCGCCGAGGCCGCCCGCCTCAACGGCATCCGCACCTCGCGCCTGACCATCGGCATCTACACCGTGGCCGGACTGCTGTACGGCATCGCCGCCCTGCTGCTCATCTCCCGTACCGGGGTGGGCGATCCGCAGGCCGGACAGACCGACAACCTCGACAGCATCACCGCCGTGGTCCTCGGCGGCACCAGCCTCTTCGGCGGACGCGGCTCGGTGCTCGGCACCTTCATCGGCGTCCTCATCGTCGGTGTGTTCCGCAACGGACTGCAACTGATGGGCGTCGCCTCCATCTACCAGACCCTGATCACCGGCGTCCTGGTGATCCTCGCGGTGACCGTCGACCAGATCTCCCGGAAGAAGGCCCGATGA
- a CDS encoding ATP-binding cassette domain-containing protein: MSATSSPTPVLQARGLVKRYGQVTAIDGADFDLLPGEVLAVIGDNGAGKTSLIKALTGAVVPDAGEIRLNGSPITFSGPQSAQAHGIETVYQDLAVAASMDIASNMFLGRELRRTGVLGSALRMLDKKRMRQEAAEHMADLKIGLRSLTQAVETLSGGQRQAVAVARAVAWARSVVVMDEPTAALGVKESGQVLDLIRRVRDKGMPVVLISHNMPHVFEIADRIHVHRLGRRAALIKPSDYSMAEVVAIMTGALTVDEAGDTVVADSEAAKAAGVQAT; the protein is encoded by the coding sequence ATGAGCGCCACCTCCTCCCCCACGCCCGTGCTGCAGGCCCGCGGCCTGGTCAAGCGGTACGGCCAGGTCACCGCCATCGACGGCGCCGACTTCGACCTCCTGCCCGGCGAGGTCCTGGCCGTCATCGGCGACAACGGGGCCGGCAAGACCAGCCTGATAAAGGCCCTCACCGGCGCGGTCGTCCCGGACGCGGGCGAGATCCGGCTGAACGGCAGCCCCATCACGTTCTCCGGTCCGCAGAGCGCCCAGGCCCACGGCATCGAGACGGTCTATCAGGACCTCGCCGTGGCCGCCTCCATGGACATCGCCTCCAACATGTTCCTCGGGCGTGAACTGCGCCGCACCGGCGTCCTCGGCAGCGCCCTGCGCATGCTGGACAAGAAGCGCATGCGCCAGGAGGCGGCCGAGCACATGGCCGACCTGAAGATCGGACTGCGCTCGCTCACCCAGGCCGTGGAGACCCTCTCCGGCGGACAGCGCCAGGCCGTCGCCGTCGCCCGCGCCGTCGCCTGGGCCCGCTCGGTCGTCGTCATGGACGAACCCACCGCCGCCCTCGGCGTGAAGGAGTCCGGCCAGGTCCTCGACCTGATCCGCCGCGTCCGCGACAAGGGCATGCCGGTGGTCCTCATCAGCCACAACATGCCGCACGTCTTCGAGATCGCCGACCGGATCCACGTCCACCGCCTCGGCCGGCGCGCCGCCCTGATCAAGCCCTCCGACTACTCCATGGCCGAGGTCGTCGCCATCATGACCGGCGCACTCACCGTCGACGAGGCCGGGGATACTGTCGTAGCGGATTCGGAGGCCGCCAAGGCCGCCGGTGTCCAGGCCACCTGA
- a CDS encoding YnfA family protein yields the protein MTVARSLVLFLAAALFEIGGAWLVWQGVRENRGWIWAGAGVVALGLYGFVATLQHDAHFGRVLAAYGGVFVAGSIAWGMIADGYRPDRYDVVGALVCLAGMAVLMYAPRGN from the coding sequence ATGACCGTCGCGCGCTCCCTGGTCCTGTTCCTCGCCGCCGCCCTGTTCGAGATCGGCGGGGCGTGGCTGGTCTGGCAGGGGGTGCGCGAGAACAGGGGCTGGATCTGGGCCGGCGCGGGCGTCGTCGCCCTCGGCCTGTACGGCTTCGTCGCCACCTTGCAGCACGACGCCCACTTCGGCCGTGTACTGGCCGCCTACGGTGGCGTGTTCGTCGCCGGGTCGATCGCCTGGGGCATGATCGCCGACGGCTATCGACCCGACCGGTACGACGTCGTCGGCGCCCTCGTCTGTCTGGCCGGCATGGCCGTCCTGATGTACGCGCCGCGCGGGAACTGA
- a CDS encoding LacI family DNA-binding transcriptional regulator yields MAANRRPTLADVAREVGVSAKTVSRVLNEDGPASAQTREQVLAAVARLGFQPNLMARNIRVGGPDTTIGLVIPDLANPFFGAVARAIEDTVRDRGLTLLMGSSADDPDRERALTDKFLARRVSILMVVPSVGADHSHLKSHRTAGLPVIFLDRPGVGLATDSIVSSNRAGAHDGVAHLIAHGHRRVGFVGDLPVKLYTRRERLAGYRSALAEAGIAHDRALVANAHDQRGAEEATARLLGLADPPTALFAGNNIMALGIVAQLARSGRKDVAVVAFDDVALAEALEPALTVVAQDAEELGRAAATTALSRLDSDRARAHTITVPTRLIVRGSGEQPAPLA; encoded by the coding sequence ATGGCAGCCAACCGCCGCCCCACCCTGGCCGACGTCGCGCGAGAAGTCGGCGTCAGCGCCAAGACGGTCTCCCGGGTCCTCAACGAGGACGGGCCCGCCTCCGCGCAGACCAGGGAACAGGTACTGGCCGCAGTGGCCAGGCTCGGCTTCCAGCCGAACCTGATGGCCCGCAACATCCGCGTCGGAGGCCCGGACACCACCATCGGCCTGGTCATCCCCGACCTCGCCAACCCGTTCTTCGGAGCCGTGGCCCGCGCCATCGAGGACACCGTCCGCGACCGCGGACTGACCCTGCTCATGGGCTCCTCCGCGGACGACCCCGACCGCGAACGCGCCCTGACCGACAAGTTCCTGGCCCGCCGGGTCAGCATCCTGATGGTCGTCCCGTCCGTCGGCGCCGACCACTCCCACCTGAAGTCCCACCGCACGGCGGGCCTCCCCGTCATCTTCCTCGACCGTCCCGGCGTCGGGCTGGCCACGGACAGCATCGTCAGCTCCAACCGTGCCGGAGCCCACGACGGCGTCGCCCACCTCATCGCCCACGGCCACCGGCGCGTCGGCTTCGTCGGCGACCTCCCCGTGAAGCTCTACACGCGCCGCGAACGTCTGGCCGGCTACCGCTCCGCACTGGCCGAGGCCGGCATCGCCCACGACCGCGCACTCGTCGCCAACGCCCATGACCAGCGGGGCGCCGAGGAGGCGACCGCCCGGCTCCTCGGCCTGGCCGACCCGCCCACCGCGCTGTTCGCCGGCAACAACATCATGGCGCTGGGCATAGTCGCCCAACTCGCCCGCAGCGGACGCAAGGACGTCGCCGTGGTCGCCTTCGACGACGTGGCGCTCGCGGAGGCCCTCGAACCGGCGCTGACCGTGGTCGCCCAGGACGCGGAGGAACTCGGCAGGGCGGCGGCCACCACCGCGCTGAGCCGGCTCGACAGCGACCGCGCCCGCGCCCACACCATCACCGTCCCCACCCGGCTGATCGTCCGCGGCTCGGGGGAGCAGCCCGCGCCCCTGGCGTAG
- a CDS encoding putative quinol monooxygenase: MKKTLLAEFTAREGAQDEVARLIGDYALAVREEEGNIAFDVYTKAAEPRAFWIFEVYRDEDAFQAHLNAPYGGPFNAALTPLIEETASVLTFLDPLA; the protein is encoded by the coding sequence GTGAAGAAGACCCTGCTCGCCGAGTTCACCGCCCGCGAAGGAGCGCAGGACGAGGTCGCCCGCCTGATCGGCGACTACGCCCTCGCGGTGCGCGAGGAAGAGGGCAACATCGCCTTCGACGTCTACACCAAGGCCGCCGAGCCGCGCGCCTTCTGGATCTTCGAGGTGTACCGGGACGAGGACGCCTTCCAGGCCCATCTGAACGCCCCGTACGGCGGTCCCTTCAACGCCGCGCTCACTCCGCTGATCGAGGAGACCGCCTCCGTGCTGACCTTCCTCGACCCGTTGGCCTGA